From a single Streptomyces liliifuscus genomic region:
- a CDS encoding SDR family NAD(P)-dependent oxidoreductase has translation MGILDDKVAIVTGGGRGLGRAHCLALAEAGATVVVNDLGSGVHGEQTGDSPADEVVAEITKLGGRAVANHCSVTDWAATETMVADTVTEFGRLDIVVNNAGIVRDRMLFSMSEAEFDAVIAVHLKGTFALTRHACAYWREASKRGERVAGRVINTTSGTGLFGNQGQSNYGAAKAGTAGLTVLTALEMRRYGVTANAVSPIAATRMTDGLDVGASLQAVDGFDPRDPANASGVVVYLASDSSAWLTGQVLRIEGNRLNRLQGWTVAGVHPSRSGEALTYDELVDAVPQLYGVAPAGRATGVGQ, from the coding sequence GTGGGCATCCTCGACGACAAGGTCGCCATCGTCACCGGCGGCGGGAGAGGGCTGGGGCGGGCGCACTGCCTGGCGCTCGCCGAGGCCGGCGCGACCGTGGTGGTGAACGATCTCGGCTCGGGCGTCCACGGTGAACAGACCGGTGACTCCCCCGCCGACGAGGTCGTCGCCGAGATCACCAAGCTCGGCGGCCGGGCGGTCGCCAACCACTGCTCGGTGACGGACTGGGCGGCGACCGAGACCATGGTCGCGGACACCGTCACGGAGTTCGGCCGCCTCGACATCGTCGTGAACAACGCGGGCATCGTGCGCGACCGCATGCTGTTCTCGATGAGCGAGGCCGAGTTCGACGCGGTGATCGCCGTGCACCTGAAGGGCACCTTCGCTCTGACGCGGCACGCCTGCGCGTACTGGCGCGAGGCTTCAAAGAGGGGCGAGCGCGTCGCCGGCCGCGTGATCAACACGACGTCCGGGACCGGCCTGTTCGGCAACCAGGGCCAGTCCAACTACGGCGCGGCGAAGGCCGGGACAGCCGGGCTCACCGTCCTCACCGCCCTGGAGATGCGCCGGTACGGCGTCACCGCGAACGCCGTTTCGCCGATCGCGGCCACACGGATGACGGACGGGCTGGACGTCGGCGCGTCCCTCCAGGCCGTCGACGGTTTCGATCCGCGCGATCCCGCCAACGCCTCCGGTGTCGTCGTCTACCTGGCCTCCGACAGCTCGGCCTGGCTGACCGGCCAGGTCCTTCGCATCGAGGGCAACCGGCTGAACCGGCTGCAGGGCTGGACCGTCGCCGGCGTCCATCCCAGCCGGTCCGGCGAAGCCCTCACGTACGACGAACTCGTCGACGCCGTCCCGCAGTTGTACGGGGTCGCCCCCGCCGGCCGCGCCACCGGAGTCGGGCAGTGA
- a CDS encoding aldehyde dehydrogenase family protein — protein MVTVDVKLHQDRAEHDLPQPRLVIGGKDITDTSGGLYEHRNPATGLVQAHIPLAGAAEVDRAVAAARRAFEVWGTMRPAERRRLLTRFAQLLRDHIPAFAAVCPLENGVCVGGWAENVGPHVAEWTEYYAGWADKIEGMVGAAYSPHENVEYTIAEPYGVIGHIITWNSPALSLAMKVPPSLAAGNTVVIKPAESTPFSALLFADLAREAGIPDGVINVVTGLGDAGAALVTHPGVDKISFTGGPATARRIMADAALSLKPVVFELGGKSANLLFADTDLDTVVPYCAAFAMSNTGQGCALPTRLLVERPIYDEVVARVTGVVAHLPVGDPLNPTTYIGPLINEAARDRVQGMIDKAVEGGSGRLVFGGERIDSDGYFVSPTVFADVDNRSDLAQQEIFGPVLAITPFDTEDEAVALANDSEYGLSAYIQSRDIARVNRLVPRLKAGTVYVNPGPNPITSPATPFGGVGLSGFGREGGRAGLEEFINVKGVGIGRV, from the coding sequence GTGGTCACGGTCGATGTGAAACTGCACCAGGACAGAGCCGAGCACGATCTGCCGCAGCCGCGGCTGGTCATCGGCGGCAAGGACATCACCGACACCAGCGGCGGCCTCTACGAGCACAGGAATCCGGCGACCGGCCTGGTCCAGGCGCACATCCCCCTCGCGGGTGCCGCCGAGGTGGACCGGGCCGTGGCCGCCGCACGCCGGGCCTTCGAGGTGTGGGGCACCATGCGCCCCGCCGAGCGCCGCCGCCTGCTCACCCGCTTCGCCCAGCTCCTCCGCGACCACATCCCCGCCTTCGCTGCCGTCTGCCCGCTGGAGAACGGCGTCTGCGTCGGCGGCTGGGCGGAGAACGTCGGACCGCATGTCGCCGAATGGACCGAGTACTACGCCGGCTGGGCCGACAAGATCGAGGGCATGGTCGGCGCGGCCTACAGCCCGCACGAGAACGTCGAGTACACCATCGCCGAGCCCTACGGCGTCATCGGTCACATCATCACCTGGAACTCGCCCGCGCTCTCCTTGGCGATGAAGGTCCCGCCCTCGCTCGCCGCCGGGAACACGGTGGTCATCAAACCGGCCGAGTCGACGCCGTTCTCCGCGCTGCTCTTCGCCGATCTGGCCCGCGAGGCGGGCATCCCCGACGGTGTGATCAACGTCGTCACCGGGCTCGGGGACGCGGGAGCCGCCCTGGTGACGCACCCCGGGGTCGACAAGATCTCCTTCACCGGCGGACCCGCCACAGCGCGCCGCATCATGGCCGACGCGGCGCTGAGCCTCAAGCCCGTCGTGTTCGAGCTGGGTGGCAAGTCCGCCAACCTGCTCTTCGCCGACACCGACCTGGACACAGTCGTGCCCTACTGCGCGGCGTTCGCCATGAGCAACACCGGGCAGGGCTGCGCACTGCCCACCCGGCTGCTCGTCGAGCGGCCGATATACGACGAGGTCGTCGCGCGTGTCACAGGGGTCGTGGCCCACCTGCCCGTCGGCGACCCGCTCAACCCGACGACCTACATAGGCCCCCTCATCAACGAAGCCGCCCGCGACCGCGTCCAAGGCATGATCGACAAAGCCGTCGAGGGAGGCTCAGGCCGGCTCGTGTTCGGCGGTGAACGCATCGACTCCGACGGCTACTTCGTGTCCCCGACGGTCTTCGCGGACGTCGACAACCGCAGCGACCTCGCCCAGCAGGAGATCTTCGGCCCGGTCCTGGCCATCACCCCGTTCGACACCGAGGACGAGGCGGTCGCCCTGGCCAACGACAGCGAGTACGGCCTGTCCGCCTACATCCAGTCCCGTGACATCGCGCGCGTCAACCGCCTGGTGCCGCGTCTGAAGGCCGGCACCGTCTACGTCAACCCCGGGCCGAATCCCATCACTTCGCCCGCCACGCCCTTCGGCGGCGTCGGCCTCAGCGGCTTCGGACGGGAAGGCGGCAGGGCCGGCCTGGAGGAGTTCATCAACGTCAAGGGTGTCGGCATCGGCCGCGTCTGA
- a CDS encoding enoyl-CoA hydratase/isomerase family protein — protein MSAVLRVQLRDKLAVLTLDRPGQLNAIGSETADRLAQALNDVRDNDDVRALVLTGAGRAFSAGADISEIESFTTPGQFRAFVGRLTEVYALLEEFPKPSVAAVHGFTFGGGLELALACDLRVVERGTRLGLPEMKLGVLPGAGGTQRLPRLLPPAIARQMILTGEPIDAERAWQLGLVNELAERGGALAAAEALAAVLAAGAPLALAAGKRLIDHGLGMDLETAIAYERETVSVLFSTEDRAEGLKAFRERRPGEFRGR, from the coding sequence GTGAGCGCCGTGCTGCGTGTCCAACTCCGCGACAAACTGGCCGTGTTGACCCTGGACCGGCCAGGACAGCTCAATGCCATCGGCTCCGAGACCGCCGACCGGCTCGCCCAGGCCCTGAACGACGTACGCGACAACGACGACGTCCGTGCCCTGGTCCTGACGGGAGCGGGCCGCGCCTTCTCGGCCGGGGCAGACATCAGCGAGATCGAGTCGTTCACGACACCCGGACAGTTCCGTGCCTTCGTGGGCCGCCTGACCGAGGTGTACGCGCTTCTGGAGGAGTTCCCCAAGCCCTCGGTCGCGGCCGTCCACGGGTTCACCTTCGGCGGCGGACTCGAACTGGCGCTCGCCTGCGACCTGCGGGTGGTGGAACGGGGTACGCGGCTCGGCCTGCCCGAGATGAAGCTCGGCGTTCTGCCGGGCGCGGGCGGCACACAGCGGCTGCCGCGTCTGCTGCCGCCCGCGATCGCCAGGCAGATGATCCTCACCGGCGAGCCGATCGACGCGGAGCGGGCCTGGCAGCTCGGGCTGGTCAACGAACTGGCCGAGCGCGGCGGAGCACTCGCCGCCGCCGAGGCGCTGGCCGCCGTGCTGGCGGCCGGGGCACCGCTGGCGCTCGCGGCGGGCAAGCGGCTGATCGACCACGGGCTCGGCATGGATCTGGAGACGGCGATCGCGTACGAGCGCGAGACCGTCTCGGTGCTCTTCTCCACCGAGGACCGGGCCGAGGGGCTCAAGGCCTTCCGCGAGCGCCGCCCGGGAGAGTTCCGCGGCAGATAG
- a CDS encoding CaiB/BaiF CoA transferase family protein codes for MRPLEGIAVVELGMWVAAPAAATMLADWGADVVKVEAPTGDPNRYTLRHVGQDIDSAPPFETDNRGKRGIVLDLRSDEGKDALERLLERADVFLTNLRPGALERLGLAPDELRARHPRLVIGTLTGYGWTGAERDRAGYDVSAFWARPGIAAMLNPAGEPPPGIRPGLGDRTAASNLVAGVLAALLRRGRTGEGGVVDVSLLRSGTYANGNDLALQNFFGRRGRTRHRTEHESPLYNSYRAADDRWFWLVGLEGSRHWPGVVKALGREDLAADERFATGRARRGHVRELIAVFDEEFARRPLDEWAERFDAEGVWWAPVQTLAEVSADPQAEAVGAFVEQPGMGDAPMLRTVATPVAFWGVDDKPRGGAPTLGEHTDEVLRELN; via the coding sequence GTGCGGCCACTGGAGGGCATTGCCGTCGTCGAGCTGGGCATGTGGGTGGCGGCACCCGCCGCTGCCACCATGCTCGCCGACTGGGGCGCCGACGTGGTGAAGGTGGAGGCTCCGACCGGTGACCCCAACCGGTACACCCTCCGGCACGTCGGTCAGGACATCGACAGCGCGCCCCCGTTCGAGACCGACAACCGCGGCAAGCGCGGAATCGTCCTCGACCTGCGGTCGGACGAGGGCAAGGACGCGTTGGAGCGGCTCCTTGAGCGCGCCGACGTCTTCCTCACCAACCTCCGCCCCGGCGCGCTGGAACGCCTGGGCCTGGCACCGGACGAGCTGCGTGCCCGCCATCCCCGCCTCGTCATAGGCACGTTGACGGGCTACGGCTGGACGGGCGCCGAGCGCGACCGGGCCGGGTACGACGTCTCCGCGTTCTGGGCCCGCCCCGGCATCGCCGCCATGCTCAACCCGGCCGGAGAGCCTCCGCCCGGCATCCGCCCCGGCCTCGGCGACCGTACGGCCGCCTCCAACCTGGTGGCGGGCGTCCTGGCCGCGCTGCTGCGGAGAGGGCGTACGGGCGAGGGCGGTGTGGTCGACGTGTCGCTGCTGCGCTCCGGCACGTACGCCAACGGCAACGACCTGGCCCTGCAGAACTTCTTCGGCAGGCGCGGGCGTACCCGTCACCGCACCGAGCACGAGTCCCCGCTCTACAACTCCTACCGGGCCGCCGACGACCGCTGGTTCTGGCTGGTCGGCCTGGAGGGCAGCCGCCACTGGCCCGGTGTCGTCAAGGCGCTGGGCCGCGAGGACCTGGCGGCGGACGAGCGGTTCGCCACCGGCAGGGCCCGGCGTGGCCACGTACGCGAACTGATCGCCGTGTTCGACGAGGAGTTCGCGCGGCGCCCGCTGGACGAGTGGGCCGAGCGCTTCGATGCCGAGGGCGTGTGGTGGGCACCCGTACAGACCCTCGCGGAGGTGTCGGCCGATCCGCAGGCGGAGGCGGTCGGGGCGTTCGTCGAGCAGCCCGGCATGGGTGACGCCCCGATGCTGCGGACGGTGGCGACACCCGTCGCCTTCTGGGGCGTCGACGACAAGCCACGCGGAGGCGCGCCGACGCTCGGCGAGCACACCGACGAAGTACTCCGCGAACTCAACTGA
- a CDS encoding AMP-binding protein produces the protein MSMHSARRLTLGDIIREHRRSFPDGIALVDGEVRLTWPELDERTNRLAHALLDAGVGPGDRILWLGQNSFRIWELLGAAAKTGAMVCPGYWRWAAPEMAFAVEDFDPKVVVWQDEEIGDTVGKARAELGSDHRALWLRHDGESSGGAVGPDSYESFLASGSPEDPSVDVDPDSALLVIYTAAITGRQSGSMLSHRNLLAMGASSAWMGDIGRETAFLGAGPMFHIGNYQFWGVPAFVHGGKNVIVRRVIAEELLPLLAAEQCTHAYLMPPTIAQLVALNRDAGHDLSHLRASVAAPLWQGTVPTDPSRFTRNGGGEGRGYGQTEVTGFAVTGAHGGSGTGNAGRPGPFSAVRILDSAGKECAIGEAGEICVRGDLVHLGYWNRPETNEERFRFGWWHTTDLGRREPDGTISFLGTTTRMLKSAAENIFPAEVENCVESHPAVKEAAVIGVPNERWAQDVKAVVVLHQDADGVTAADIVEHCRSRIASYKKPKTVEFVEALPRTKDFAKDYEALDERFGGGGYPGGDTLGAGR, from the coding sequence ATGAGCATGCATTCCGCCCGCCGCCTGACGCTCGGCGACATCATCCGCGAGCACCGAAGGTCCTTCCCCGACGGTATTGCCCTGGTCGACGGCGAAGTCCGGTTGACCTGGCCCGAGTTGGACGAGCGCACCAACCGGCTCGCCCACGCCCTCCTGGACGCCGGAGTCGGCCCGGGCGACCGCATCCTGTGGCTGGGGCAGAACTCCTTCCGGATCTGGGAACTGCTCGGCGCCGCGGCGAAGACCGGCGCCATGGTCTGTCCCGGCTACTGGCGCTGGGCAGCTCCGGAAATGGCGTTCGCCGTCGAGGACTTCGACCCCAAGGTCGTCGTCTGGCAGGACGAGGAGATCGGCGACACGGTCGGCAAGGCGCGAGCCGAACTGGGCAGCGACCACCGGGCGTTGTGGCTGCGACATGACGGCGAGAGCAGTGGGGGCGCTGTGGGCCCCGACTCCTACGAGTCCTTCCTGGCCTCCGGATCGCCCGAGGACCCGTCCGTCGACGTCGACCCGGACTCCGCGCTCCTGGTCATCTACACCGCCGCGATCACCGGACGGCAGTCCGGCTCGATGCTCTCGCACCGCAACCTGCTCGCCATGGGCGCGAGCAGCGCCTGGATGGGCGACATCGGCCGGGAGACCGCCTTCCTCGGCGCCGGACCGATGTTCCACATCGGCAACTACCAGTTCTGGGGCGTCCCGGCCTTCGTCCACGGCGGTAAGAACGTCATCGTCCGCCGGGTGATCGCCGAGGAACTGCTCCCGCTGCTGGCGGCGGAGCAGTGCACCCACGCGTATCTGATGCCCCCGACCATCGCGCAGCTCGTCGCGCTGAACCGCGATGCCGGCCACGACCTCTCCCATCTGCGGGCCAGCGTCGCCGCACCCCTGTGGCAGGGCACCGTGCCCACGGACCCGAGCCGCTTCACCCGCAACGGCGGCGGCGAAGGCCGTGGCTATGGGCAGACCGAGGTGACCGGGTTCGCCGTCACCGGCGCCCACGGCGGATCGGGCACCGGCAACGCGGGACGACCGGGCCCCTTCAGCGCCGTACGCATCCTGGACAGCGCCGGCAAGGAGTGCGCGATCGGGGAGGCCGGCGAGATCTGCGTCCGCGGAGACCTCGTGCACCTCGGCTACTGGAACCGGCCGGAAACCAACGAGGAGCGATTCCGCTTCGGCTGGTGGCACACCACCGACCTCGGACGGCGTGAGCCCGACGGCACGATCAGCTTCCTCGGCACGACGACCCGCATGCTCAAGTCGGCCGCCGAGAACATCTTCCCCGCCGAGGTGGAGAACTGCGTCGAGTCCCACCCCGCGGTGAAGGAGGCCGCCGTGATCGGTGTGCCCAACGAACGCTGGGCCCAGGACGTCAAGGCCGTCGTGGTGCTCCACCAGGACGCCGACGGGGTCACGGCCGCGGACATCGTCGAGCACTGCCGGTCGCGCATCGCCTCGTACAAGAAGCCGAAGACGGTGGAGTTCGTCGAGGCGCTGCCCCGTACCAAGGACTTCGCCAAGGACTACGAGGCACTCGACGAGCGGTTCGGCGGTGGCGGCTATCCCGGCGGCGACACACTGGGCGCGGGACGGTGA
- a CDS encoding thiolase family protein: MNDRRPVVVGVHATEQALTLPDRDAMDLALEAVTGAIADAGLTPADVDGAQVDWPGPGGVPGEGSSWARMLGRDLRWTSDSMLDNAGSRGLLKAAAAVRAGLADTVVVGGCKLVARGAGPVGAGVPLEFADVWGSYVVAQFALVAARHMHEYGTTARQLAEVAATIRNNGTTNPEAMMYGRGPYTADDVLASRMVATPFHLLDCCIVGEGGAALVVTTAERARDLPHPPVAVLGGGMEYHQAAYANPALHREVGQLGRDAAARAYAMAGIGPHDVDVFSLYDPNSFEIIRQLEILGLCGEGEGGPLAASGAIAVGGKHPVNPDGGCLAYAWNGTQQMTLKVVEAVRQLRGSAVHQVEGAELAVVGNAGSGAQHYEMSVLGRTR; encoded by the coding sequence GTGAACGACCGCCGGCCCGTGGTGGTCGGCGTCCACGCCACCGAACAGGCACTGACCCTCCCCGACCGTGACGCCATGGACCTCGCCCTCGAAGCGGTGACCGGAGCGATCGCCGACGCCGGGCTGACCCCGGCGGACGTCGACGGCGCCCAGGTCGACTGGCCCGGCCCCGGCGGCGTACCGGGCGAGGGCAGCTCATGGGCCCGTATGCTCGGCCGGGACCTGCGCTGGACCAGCGACTCGATGCTCGACAACGCGGGCTCCCGGGGCCTGCTGAAGGCGGCGGCCGCCGTGCGGGCCGGACTCGCGGACACCGTCGTGGTGGGCGGCTGCAAACTGGTCGCGCGCGGGGCGGGCCCCGTCGGGGCCGGTGTACCGCTGGAGTTCGCCGATGTGTGGGGCAGCTACGTGGTCGCGCAGTTCGCGCTGGTGGCGGCACGGCACATGCACGAATACGGCACCACGGCGCGCCAGTTGGCCGAGGTGGCCGCGACGATCCGCAACAACGGCACGACCAACCCCGAGGCGATGATGTACGGCCGCGGACCGTACACCGCCGACGACGTACTCGCCTCCCGTATGGTCGCCACGCCCTTCCACCTGCTGGACTGCTGCATCGTCGGCGAGGGCGGCGCCGCACTCGTGGTGACCACCGCCGAACGGGCCCGCGACCTGCCCCACCCGCCCGTCGCCGTACTCGGCGGAGGCATGGAGTACCACCAGGCCGCGTACGCCAATCCGGCGCTGCACCGGGAGGTCGGTCAGCTCGGCCGCGACGCCGCCGCCCGCGCCTACGCGATGGCCGGCATCGGCCCGCACGATGTGGACGTGTTCTCGCTCTACGACCCCAACTCCTTCGAGATCATCAGGCAGTTGGAGATCCTCGGCCTGTGCGGGGAGGGGGAGGGCGGACCGCTGGCAGCCAGTGGTGCCATCGCCGTCGGCGGCAAGCATCCGGTCAATCCGGACGGCGGCTGCCTGGCGTACGCGTGGAACGGGACACAGCAGATGACGCTCAAGGTCGTCGAGGCCGTACGCCAGTTGCGCGGCAGCGCGGTGCACCAGGTCGAGGGCGCGGAGCTGGCGGTCGTCGGCAACGCAGGCTCGGGGGCGCAGCACTACGAGATGAGCGTGCTGGGGAGGACCCGATGA
- a CDS encoding SDR family NAD(P)-dependent oxidoreductase: protein MSVRDKVALVTGAGRGIGEAIADRLAAQGASVAVCDLDQEAAVKVAAGLAERHSVRATGVGVDISDSAAVRSAVERVTAELGPVDILVNNAAVDVIGRFVDSTEETWDRIIAVNLRGTLTMTRALLDSMTERGSGRVVLIASDAGRVGSSGEVVYSATKGGVIAFGKALAREVARHGITVNSVCPGPTDTALLGQVSEYSQKMYDATVRAIPLRRVAQPAEIAGVVAFLASDDAAYMTGQTLSVSGGLTMV from the coding sequence GTGAGCGTACGGGACAAGGTGGCGCTCGTCACCGGAGCGGGACGCGGCATCGGTGAGGCGATCGCCGACCGGCTCGCCGCCCAGGGAGCCTCGGTCGCCGTCTGCGACCTGGACCAGGAGGCCGCCGTGAAGGTCGCGGCCGGACTCGCCGAACGGCATTCCGTCCGCGCGACAGGCGTCGGCGTGGACATCTCCGACAGCGCGGCCGTGCGCTCGGCCGTGGAGCGGGTCACCGCCGAACTCGGCCCGGTGGACATCCTGGTCAACAACGCGGCCGTCGACGTCATCGGCCGCTTCGTCGACAGCACCGAGGAGACCTGGGACCGGATCATCGCGGTCAATCTGCGGGGCACCCTCACGATGACCAGGGCCCTGCTCGACTCCATGACCGAGCGAGGCAGCGGCCGGGTCGTCCTCATCGCCTCGGACGCCGGCCGGGTCGGCTCGTCCGGCGAGGTGGTGTACTCCGCGACGAAGGGCGGGGTCATCGCCTTCGGCAAGGCGCTGGCCCGCGAGGTCGCCCGGCACGGCATCACCGTCAACAGCGTCTGCCCGGGCCCGACCGACACCGCGCTGCTCGGCCAGGTCTCCGAGTACAGCCAGAAGATGTACGACGCGACCGTGCGGGCGATCCCGCTGCGCCGCGTCGCCCAACCCGCCGAGATCGCCGGTGTGGTGGCCTTCCTCGCGTCCGACGACGCCGCCTACATGACCGGGCAGACGCTCTCGGTCAGCGGCGGCCTCACGATGGTCTGA
- a CDS encoding Zn-ribbon domain-containing OB-fold protein, protein MSRPVPVPTPLSRPFWDAASRGDLVVPRCTSCGLRFFVPEPACPGCMSRDWRYVPSAGRGTVYSVTVVHRAPGPGFDTPFALAVIDLDDGATLLSHVDAGDPDDVVIGMRVRVDFRHFTDEIALPYFVPDTRHERLTTE, encoded by the coding sequence ATGAGCCGGCCCGTACCCGTCCCCACCCCGCTGTCCCGGCCGTTCTGGGACGCGGCGAGTCGCGGAGACCTGGTCGTGCCCCGCTGCACGAGCTGCGGCCTGCGCTTCTTCGTGCCCGAACCGGCCTGCCCCGGCTGTATGTCCCGGGACTGGCGGTACGTGCCCAGCGCGGGTCGCGGGACCGTCTACTCGGTGACCGTCGTCCACCGGGCGCCCGGCCCCGGATTCGACACACCCTTCGCGCTCGCCGTGATCGACCTCGACGACGGCGCCACCCTGCTCTCGCACGTCGACGCCGGCGATCCGGACGACGTCGTCATCGGCATGCGCGTACGCGTGGATTTCCGGCACTTCACGGACGAGATCGCACTCCCGTACTTCGTGCCGGACACGAGACACGAGCGACTGACAACCGAATGA
- a CDS encoding FadR/GntR family transcriptional regulator: MTNTPVRVPKMAELVAAQLRRKIVRGELTEGEALPAETALMEEFAVSRPTLREAFRVLESESLISVRRGARGGARVQIPEGTVAARYAGVVLEYRGTTLKDVYDARTVIEAPCAGLLAERRTDEDLERLRAAVTEAEALMDDPSAFIRAHMEFHALVVELAGNETLSVLNGMVRHIIDQANWSHVDLDAGSPENVRANRRGFRAHGALVELVAARRAEAAEELWRVHLQEAEDYLLQSRSMTTVLDLLG, translated from the coding sequence GTGACGAACACGCCGGTACGGGTCCCCAAGATGGCCGAGCTGGTGGCGGCACAACTGCGCCGCAAGATCGTGCGCGGAGAGCTGACCGAGGGCGAGGCGCTGCCGGCCGAGACGGCGCTGATGGAGGAGTTCGCCGTCTCCAGACCGACACTGCGCGAGGCGTTCCGGGTACTGGAGTCGGAGTCGCTGATCAGCGTGCGCAGAGGAGCCAGGGGCGGGGCACGGGTACAGATCCCGGAGGGCACCGTCGCCGCCCGCTACGCCGGGGTGGTCCTCGAATACCGGGGCACGACCCTCAAGGACGTCTACGACGCCCGTACGGTCATCGAGGCGCCGTGCGCCGGGCTGCTCGCCGAGCGGCGCACGGACGAGGACCTGGAGCGACTGCGGGCCGCCGTCACCGAGGCCGAGGCGCTGATGGACGACCCGTCGGCCTTCATCCGCGCCCACATGGAGTTCCACGCGCTCGTCGTCGAACTCGCGGGCAACGAGACGCTGAGCGTCCTCAACGGCATGGTCCGGCACATCATCGACCAGGCGAACTGGTCCCACGTCGACCTCGACGCGGGCAGCCCCGAGAACGTACGGGCCAACCGCCGTGGTTTCCGTGCCCATGGGGCGCTCGTCGAGCTGGTGGCGGCCCGCCGGGCGGAGGCCGCCGAGGAGCTGTGGCGCGTCCACCTCCAGGAGGCCGAGGACTACCTGCTGCAGAGCAGGTCCATGACGACGGTCCTGGACCTGCTCGGCTGA
- a CDS encoding acyl-CoA dehydrogenase family protein, protein MRRTIFTAEHELFRDTARTFYLRECAPNAEQWERDGQVGRAAWAAAGKAGLIGWQFPEEYGGQGIWDFRYNAIMAEEMAATSSVGIGLGLQNDVIPPYLMHLTTPEQKARWLPGVISGETICALALSEPAAGSDLKGIRTTARRDGDEWVIDGSKTFITNGILADLVIVACKTDPEAGHKGISLIVVERDTGGFERGRKLDKVGMKAQDTAELFFHDVRVPAENLIGQEGRGFYHMMGNLPTERLAIAVSSLAAAERAYALALEYAKTRTAFGQPIGQFQANRFALADIKAKLGVARVYVDGCIMALFQGELTPEEAAAAKYWTSETGWEVIDRCMQLFGGYGYVNEYEIARIWRDSRVQRVFGGTSEIMQEIIGRSLGL, encoded by the coding sequence ATGCGCCGTACGATCTTCACCGCGGAGCACGAGCTGTTCCGGGACACCGCCCGCACCTTCTACCTGCGTGAATGTGCCCCCAATGCCGAGCAGTGGGAGCGGGACGGCCAGGTGGGCAGGGCCGCGTGGGCGGCGGCGGGCAAGGCCGGGCTCATCGGCTGGCAGTTCCCTGAGGAGTACGGCGGGCAGGGGATCTGGGACTTCCGCTACAACGCCATCATGGCGGAGGAGATGGCGGCCACCAGCTCGGTCGGCATCGGGCTCGGCCTGCAGAACGACGTCATTCCGCCCTATCTGATGCACCTCACCACCCCTGAGCAGAAGGCCCGTTGGCTGCCCGGGGTGATCAGCGGCGAGACCATCTGCGCCCTCGCGCTGTCCGAGCCGGCCGCCGGGTCCGACCTCAAGGGCATCCGCACCACCGCCCGCCGGGACGGCGACGAGTGGGTGATCGACGGGTCCAAGACCTTCATCACCAACGGCATCCTGGCCGACCTGGTCATCGTCGCCTGCAAGACCGACCCGGAGGCCGGCCACAAGGGCATCAGCCTGATCGTCGTCGAGCGCGACACCGGGGGCTTCGAGCGCGGACGCAAGCTCGACAAGGTCGGAATGAAGGCCCAGGACACCGCCGAGCTGTTCTTCCATGACGTCCGCGTCCCGGCCGAGAACCTCATCGGGCAGGAGGGGCGCGGTTTCTACCACATGATGGGCAACCTCCCGACCGAGCGGCTGGCCATCGCCGTCTCCTCGCTCGCCGCGGCCGAGCGGGCCTACGCGCTGGCGCTGGAGTACGCCAAGACCCGTACGGCGTTCGGACAGCCCATCGGGCAGTTCCAGGCGAACCGGTTCGCCCTCGCCGACATCAAGGCCAAGCTGGGCGTCGCCCGGGTCTATGTGGACGGCTGCATCATGGCCCTCTTCCAGGGCGAGCTGACGCCCGAAGAGGCGGCCGCGGCCAAGTACTGGACCTCGGAGACCGGCTGGGAGGTCATCGACCGCTGCATGCAGCTCTTCGGCGGCTACGGCTACGTCAACGAGTACGAGATCGCGCGCATCTGGCGGGACAGCCGGGTGCAGCGGGTGTTCGGCGGGACCTCGGAGATCATGCAGGAGATCATCGGGCGCTCGCTCGGACTGTGA
- a CDS encoding DoxX family protein has product MKARGHDVAALVLRATLGPMLFAHGWNKVAGPGGLKGTTGWFEALGLKPPGVHARMAAGTEMAAGVGIALGAANPLPAAAAVGLMAVAARTDHRDKGFFVFKGGWEYVGVVGGAAVALAALGNGRYSLDGLLRRQRAGVGPALLAAGIGTASAAALLAVCYRPERKPDETQTDH; this is encoded by the coding sequence GTGAAGGCCCGGGGACACGACGTCGCCGCCCTCGTGCTGCGCGCGACGCTGGGCCCGATGCTGTTCGCGCACGGCTGGAACAAGGTCGCGGGGCCGGGCGGGCTCAAGGGCACGACGGGCTGGTTCGAGGCGCTCGGTCTGAAGCCGCCCGGGGTGCATGCCCGGATGGCCGCAGGGACCGAGATGGCGGCGGGCGTGGGCATCGCCCTGGGCGCGGCCAACCCCCTCCCGGCGGCGGCAGCCGTCGGCCTGATGGCCGTGGCGGCCCGGACCGACCACCGTGACAAGGGCTTCTTCGTCTTCAAGGGCGGCTGGGAGTACGTCGGTGTCGTGGGCGGCGCTGCCGTCGCACTGGCGGCACTGGGCAACGGCAGGTACTCGCTCGACGGGCTGCTGCGACGCCAACGGGCGGGCGTGGGGCCCGCGTTGCTGGCCGCGGGAATCGGCACGGCGAGCGCGGCGGCGCTGCTGGCCGTGTGCTACCGGCCGGAGCGGAAGCCGGACGAGACACAAACAGATCACTGA